In a single window of the Solea senegalensis isolate Sse05_10M linkage group LG1, IFAPA_SoseM_1, whole genome shotgun sequence genome:
- the amer2 gene encoding APC membrane recruitment protein 2, whose product MRELEGDDRVGVTECEIMEVQSECADPPVVPQCDPQPTGKINKAAFKLFGKRRTGSGVASFFSFRNKGATSNNGNSDNGNSLNGNGSTTDVELIRSKTYDGLTNSNNDTDGQRGEGLASQEAGPVRSLSKSLSFFSLLRRGSFRSGENGGSGLVRRGRGLKGFFSSMRWRRKTNDGDGEEVEANKEQDGDSTSSEKAKDITLTLEPPPHHHPEDCGKTEAEPNLQATETPITRVTLTPSHCVVMTGPSVEPDPPFPYTPTDSPLHPTIQKAKASVSSLSPSLATPPLDRCSTGDPPSEPSVDRLCSLLFTDVTSLKSFDSLTGCGDIIADADDEGAAGNGGSGTSSSSSGGGGGGSVGAGVGRVVGITGATSCVSPSKPPLPSQLTQHMFSVSSSSVPVSLPARARAPPPPQQHPAGSGVVAYMGGGEEMASPEGVDDADMQGLWHMLPSTGDNSPALPRSHQPPSTTPTSTFPPHTNPSSSHFPLASRSSDRKVKALGLSKIPIVGAAGSRPAKSAHPHTRGRHPTSPGDKELLSDEGYCDTPSATPTATPDESGLQRNQKMALSRDSYSGDQLYDLYDDPEEQGDNEEQDGDDDLNSTPSPSTEYKLSPTSQTTIASSSSSSSFQSLKGSTSLPRESKIPVSCRQMSPPSSVSQSALSSVLEAESLPPKTEAPPSARTRIPVSKVPVRRSGNKPGNRGSAHKK is encoded by the coding sequence ATGAGAGAGCTTGAGGGAGATGATAGAGTGGGAGTGACAGAGTGCGAGATAATGGAGGTGCAGTCTGAGTGTGCAGATCCTCCTGTGGTCCCTCAGTGTGACCCCCAGCCAACGGGGAAGATCAACAAAGCTGCCTTCAAACTCTTTGGAAAGCGACGTACTGGCTCCGGAGTGGCcagcttcttctccttcaggAACAAAGGGGCCACAAGCAACAATGGAAATTCTGACAATGGGAATTCTTTGAATGGAAATGGCTCAACAACAGACGTGGAGCTTATCAGGAGCAAAACCTATGACGGACTTACAAACTCCAACAATGATACCGATGGACAGCGAGGGGAAGGGCTTGCCAGCCAGGAGGCTGGACCGGTGAGGTCTCTCAGCAAATCGCTGagtttcttctctctcctccgaCGCGGAAGTTTTAGGTCGGGTGAAAATGGAGGATCAGGACTTGTCAGAAGAGGGAGGGGCCTCAAGGGATTTTTTAGCAGCATGCGATGGAGACGCAAAACAAATGATGGAGACGGGGAAGAGGTGGAAGCTAACAAAGAGCAGGATGGGGATAGTACCAGCTCTGAAAAGGCGAAGGATATCACTCTCACCCTTGAACCACCTCCACATCATCACCCAGAGGATTGTGGGAAGACGGAGGCAGAACCAAACCTCCAAGCAACAGAGACTCCTATTACTCGTGTTACCCTGACACCTTCACACTGTGTTGTCATGACAGGACCATCTGTTGAGCCAGACCCCCCCTTTCCTTACACACCCACTGACTCGCCACTGCACCCTACTATTCAAAAAGCCAAAGCCTCAGTTTCCAGCCTCTCCCCTTCCCTCGCTACGCCTCCATTGGATCGCTGCAGCACGGGTGACCCACCCTCAGAACCGTCCGTGGACAGACTATGTTCTCTCCTCTTCACTGACGTCACATCCCTCAAAAGCTTCGATTCACTGACGGGCTGTGGTGACATTATTGCCGATGCAGACGACGAGGGAGCAGCAGGTAATGGGGGCAGTggcacgagcagcagcagcagtggaggaggaggagggggtagTGTGGGAGCAGGTGTTGGGAGAGTTGTTGGTATCACCGGCGCCACATCCTGTGTATCCCCGTCCAAACCGCCTCTACCCTCCCAGCTGACCCAGCACATGTTCTCTGTTTCCTCAAGCTCAGTGCCTGTCTCCCTCCCAGCCCGGGCTCGGGCGCCGCCTCCACCACAGCAGCACCCAGCTGGTAGTGGTGTGGTGGCTTATATGGGTGGAGGGGAAGAAATGGCGAGTCCAGAGGGAGTGGACGATGCAGACATGCAGGGGCTGTGGCACATGCTGCCCTCCACCGGGGACAACTCTCCCGCTTTGCCCCGATCACACCAACCTCCCTCCACCACCCCCACATCCACTTTCCCCCCTCATACCAACCCCTCAAGCAGCCACTTCCCTCTAGCTTCCAGAAGTTCAGACCGAAAGGTCAAGGCACTGGGACTCAGTAAGATTCCAATAGTTGGCGCGGCGGGAAGTCGACCGGCTAAATCTGCCCACCCTCACACACGTGGTCGTCATCCAACGTCACCCGGAGATAAAGAGCTGCTCAGTGACGAGGGCTACTGTGACACACCCTCAGCGACACCCACGGCAACACCTGATGAAAGCGGGCTACAGCGTAACCAGAAGATGGCTctgtcacgtgacagctactcTGGGGACCAACTGTATGACCTTTACGATGACCCCGAGGAGCAAGGGGATAACGAAGAGCAGGATGGAGATGATGATCTGAACAGCACCCCGTCTCCATCTACCGAATACAAACTAAGCCCCACATCTCAGACAACTattgcttcctcctcttcctcttcctcgttcCAATCACTGAAAGGCAGCACCAGCCTTCCTCGGGAATCCAAGATCCCGGTAAGCTGCAGACAAATGtcacctccctcctctgtgagCCAGTCAGCCCTGTCATCTGTTCTAGAGGCTGAATCTCTTCCACCAAAGACTGAAGCGCCTCCCTCAGCTCGCACCAGAATCCCTGTATCCAAGGTGCCTGTCCGTCGTTCGGGAAACAAACCTGGCAACAGGGGATCTGCCCACAAGAAGTAA